A genome region from Cutaneotrichosporon cavernicola HIS019 DNA, chromosome: 5 includes the following:
- a CDS encoding uncharacterized protein (Ribonuclease H2 non-catalytic subunit (Ylr154p-like)), whose product MSFVLAASTNLPSTSLQLLPFYLTPTPATAPVSDYFVPRPTPSGYLAAFRGRQVVGQEIEVPRGYRGVVLRAAPPPTGGLSASSSSSIPEETRSTRTQQKGAAQVALSRPRPVRGRRTRKIVLEDDEEKEPPAKRRAVSAAEINKEQAPVPVINVVPSSPPHEEEDEMAREVDLSAPIESIQAEIEEAEAPIQDDGPRDGSLRVLTPTAKFDRFTLWTPDAPLAGFRADERDGAEGENQERKREEEGGWWRRGGAGEGGDEFVRALGEWLGLNEIIHAPTYDADDE is encoded by the exons ATGTCCTTTGTCCTCGCAGCGAGCACCAACCTCCCTTCAACAAGCCTCCAGCTACTCCCCTTCTACCTCACTCCAACTCCCGCTACCGCGCCGGTCTCGGATTACTTCGTGCCCCGGCCCACGCCGTCTGGATATCTCGCCGCGTTCCGGGGACGACAAGTGGTGGGACAGGAGATCGAGGTTCCGAGAGGGTATCGTGGAGTCGTGTTGCGCGCGGCGCCTCCACCCACGGGAGGGCTAtccgcgtcgtcctcttcctccatTCCAGAGGagacgcgctcgacgcggaCGCAGCAGAAGGGCGCAGCGCAGGTCGCCCTCtcgcggcctcggcctgttCGCGGTCGTCGAACCCGCAAGATTGTcctggaggacgacgaggaaaAAGAGCCGCCAGCCAAACGCCGGGCAGTGAGCGCGGCTGAAATCAACAAAGAACAAGCCCCCGTACCGGTCATCAATGTCGTGCCGTCGTCTCCTCCCcatgaagaggaggacgagatggcgcgcgAAGTCGATCTCTCTGCCCCAATCGAGTCGATTCAGGCCGAAATTGAAGAGGCAGAGGCACCCATCCAGGATGATGGACCCCGTGATGGATCCCTCCGTGTGTTGACGCCCACAGCCAAGTTTGATCGGTTTACCCTCTGGACACCGGATGCGCCACTTGCGGGTTTCCGGGCCGACGAGAGGGATggggccgagggcgagaatcaggagaggaagagggaggaagaaggagggtggtggcgccGTGGAGgggcgggcgagggcggggaTGAGTTCGTacgcgccctcggcgagTGGCTTGGATTGAATGAGATT ATTCATGCCCCGACGTAtgatgccgacgacgagtag
- a CDS encoding uncharacterized protein (Casein kinase substrate phosphoprotein PP28), whose amino-acid sequence MGRGGASSRGRGKFKVTRGGGRHFSRDIDERMRPDTVEADSEEDESESESEEEVEHKLAPEMAALNLKLGNTVAVEESEDEGLTRAERKAKLKKAAKAKVEESEEEEEDDIPSPPKRVEPTRREREAAEKKKFQQRQAAGKTQQAKSDLARLQEIRKKREAAAAQRAAEQEEAAREAADKQSRLVSKK is encoded by the exons ATGGGACGCGGTGGTGCTTCTTCGCGTGGACGTGG AAAATTCAAGGTGACGCGTGGTGGCGGGCGTCATTTTTCGCGCGACATCGATGAGCGTATGCGCCCCGACACGGTCGAGGCCGAtagcgaggaggacgagtcTGAATCGGAatccgaggaggaagtcgagCACAAGCTGGCGCCCGAGATGgccgcgctcaacctcaagcTGGGCAACACTGTggctgtcgaggagagcgaggacgagggcctGACCCGtgccgagcgcaaggccaagctcaagaaggcggcTAAagccaaggtcgaggagagtgaggaggaggaggaagacgacaTCCCGTCCCCGCCAAAGAGGGTCGAGCCGACTCGTCGTGAGCG CGAGGCGGCAGAGAAGAAAAAGTTCCAGCAGCGCCAGGCGGCAGGTAAGACGCAGCAGGCCAAGTCGGACCTGGCGCGTCTGCAGGAGATCcgcaagaagcgcgaggctgccgccgcACAGCGCGCCGCAGAGCAGGAGG AGGCGGCTCGCGAGGCTGCCGACAAACAGTCGCGTCTCGTCAGCAAGAAGTAA
- the GCD1 gene encoding uncharacterized protein (Bacterial transferase hexapeptide (six repeats)), whose amino-acid sequence MDPRQREQKRPAYEAQDFVAVILVGKGENLFPFNEGARGASVLPKALMPVGNKPVINIVLDWVFAAGLTDVLVIVPPEAAAAISEYLTEYLQLEFSSSSHKREPRITVKTYDEGEGNDEDFDDRSGTARILKRFRALIKTDFVLLPCDISFPPSLTLSSILDRHRATPDAVLTSVLYEAPESVRESEEKMIVAMDKGTNELLQISPVDDLENNDLEMRMALISAHPTLSLSTRLLDAHVYVFRRTVLDLLSTRRDRDLTSVREQFVPWLLKGAWQSGLAEKWSPILNPPRRDPLAAALARSTATTFREGIALQAAAVPDSETATPAESAGEELLAFKNKVGRTGKSARAHSKPAGWSCRMIVVKPDVPEVEEKKGKGGKAPAGPEPEYIVRANNIAGYWEMNRHLVKTLGAANAAAGVPKVDNEDAIAASAQISPDSLIGEGVRVGERASIKKCIVGRHCVIGKNAKLTGCVLWDFCVVEEGARVENAVLANNVRVGEKAQIKDCEFGPGFEAMPGAVIKGERMVAGQEA is encoded by the exons ATGGACCCCCGACAACGTGAACAGAAGCGACCGGCGTACGAGGCGCAGGATTTCGTGgccgtcatcctcgtcgggAAAGGCGAAAA CCTCTTCCCGTTCAATGAGGGGGCGCGGGGAGCTAGCGTGCTCCCCAAAGCACTCATGCCAGTCGGTAATAAGCCCGTGATCAATATCGTGCTCGACTGGGTGTTTGCCGCGGGTTTGACTG ACGTCCTGGTCATCGTGCCGCCCGAAgcagccgccgccatctCCGAGTACTTGACCGAGTACCTCCAGCTCGAGTTTTCCAGTTCGTCGCACAAGCGCGAGCCGCGTATCACTGTCAAGACgtacgacgagggcgaagGTAACGATGAAGACTTTGATGACCGGAGCGGCACCGCGCGTATTCTGAAGCGTTTCCGCGCCTTGATCAAG ACCGACTttgtcctccttccctGCGAcatctccttcccccccaGCCTGACCCTCTCGTCCATTCTCGACAGGCACCGCGCGACTCCCGATGCAGTCCTCACTTCTGTGTTGTACGAGGCACCGGAATCGGtgcgcgagagcgaggagaagatgaTTGTGGCTATGGACAAGGGAACGAACGAACTGCTCCAAATCTCACCTGTTGACGATCTGGAGAacaacgacctcgagatGCGCATGGCGCTCATCTCGGCACACCCCACCCTGTCGCTCTCAacccgcctcctcgacgcacATGTGTACGTGTTCCGCCGGACGGTGCTTGACCTCCTGTCTACCCGCCGCGATCGCGACCTCACCTCTGTGCGCGAACAGTTCGTCCCCTGGCTGCTCAAGGGCGCGTGGCAGTCGGGGCTGGCTGAGAAATGGTCCCCTATCCTCAATCCTCCCCGCCGGGATCCgttggccgccgcgctcgcccgcaGCACGGCCACTACCTTCCGCGAAGGGATTGCCCTCCAGGCTGCCGCCGTTCCCGATAGCGAAACCGCGACGCCAGCCGAGAGCGCAGGGGAAGAGCTGCTGGCTTTCAAGAACAAGGTCGGGCGGACGGGCaagagcgcgcgcgcacacTCCAAGCCTGCCGGATGGAGCTGTCGCATGATTGTTGTCAAGCCCGACGTtcccgaggtcgaggagaagaagggcaagggcggcaaggcgcCCGCAGGACCCGAGCCGGAATACATTGTGCGCGCGAACAATATCGCCGGGTACTGGGAGATGAACCggcacctcgtcaagaCGCTTGGTGCTGCCAATGCCGCTGCTGGCGTGCCAAAGGTGGACAATGAGGATGCGATTGCTGCGTCGGCGCAGATCTCGCCCGATTCGCTCATTGGTGAGGGCGTGCGtgttggcgagcgcgccagcATCAAGAAGTGCATCGTTGGCCGGCACTGCGTTATTGGCAAGAATGCCAAGCTTACCGGTTGTGTGCTTTGGGATTTCTGTgtggttgaggagggcgcgcgcgtcgagaaTGCGGTGCTCGCCAACAATGTGCGCGTGGGTGAGAAGGCGCAGATCAAGGACTGCGAGTTTGGTCCGGGATTCGAGGCCATGCCGGGTGCAGTCATCAAGGGTGAGCGCATGGTTGCGGGCCAGGAGGCTTAG
- a CDS encoding uncharacterized protein (uridine kinase): MPHSHHSHSGQFCRHAKDSLAEVVATASKRGFKVFGLSEHAPRYREADLFPEEADLSPHDLEAAYTDFLNEAEVQRAAHPEINLLIGVECDSITNLDIAGLTRLLKDERIEYVVGSVHHVRGVSIDFNRVTWLRSLRAAQRGVDETTMVRIGNKVILSPIDDDPILDEDYNPSEEDMLPFLESYLDAQMAMMEAHQPEVVGHFDLCLLFAPDISLKAVWDRVQRNVAYAISYGALFEANAAALRKGWKTSYPSPDVLQLILSLGGRVCLSDDSHGVAAVGLNYLPMREYLVAQGVKTVWHLVRAGQAQEGDKKVGKRGRVLARPCEGWEEDAFWETFKATM; encoded by the exons ATGCCCCACTCACACCACTCGCATTCCGGCCAGTTCTGCCGACACGCAAAGGAcagcctcgccgaggtagTGGCGACGGCATCGAAGCGGGGATTCAAGGTGTTTGGCCTGAGCGAGCATGCGCCGCGGTATCGCGAGGCCGATCTGTTTCCCGAGGAG GCCGACCTGTCCCCGCATGACCTGGAGGCGGCGTACACCGACTTCCTCAATGAAGCCGAGGTACAGAGGGCGGCGCATCCCGAGAtcaacctcctcatcggcgtcgagtgCGACTCTATCACTAACCTCGATATCGCGGGGCTCACCAGGCTCCTGAAGGACGAGCGGATCGAATACGTCGTCGGGAGCGTGCATCACGTCCGTGGAGTTTCGATTGATTTCAATCGTGTTACATGGCTGCGTTCCCTCCGGGCCGCGCAGCggggcgtcgacgagacgaCAATGGTTCGGATTGGAAATAAGGTCATTCTCAGCCCGATTGATGACGACCCAATTCTTGACGAAGATTACAATCCTAGTGAGGAGGACATGCTCCCCTTCCTGGAGAGTTACCTCGATGCCCAGATGGCCATGATGGAGGCTCACCAgcccgaggtcgtcggTCACTTTGACCTCTGTCTCCTCTTCGCCCCCGACATTAGTCTCAAGGCTGTCTGGGATCGGGTGCAGCGTAATGTCGCCTATGCTATTTCCTATGGCGCCTTGTTCGAGGCTAATGCCGCCGCCCTTCGCAAGGGATGGAAGACCAGTTATCCCAGTCCCGACGTCCTCCAG ctcatcctctccctcgGTGGACGGGTTTGTCTGTCGGACGACTCGCACGGGGTGGCCGCTGTCGGACTCAACTACCTCCCCATGCGCGAGTATCTCGTCGCCCAGGGCGTTAAGACTGTGTGGCATCTCGTAAGGGCTGGACAGGCGCAGGAAGGCGACAAGAAGGTCGGGAAGCGCGGGCGTGTGCTAGCACGCCCTTGTGAGGGGTGGGAAGAGGACGCGTTCTGGGAGACGTTCAAGGCCACCATGTAG
- the DPM1 gene encoding uncharacterized protein (Glycosyl transferase family 2) yields the protein MHTIIDMATSAPDKYSVILPTYNERKNLPVIVWLLARTFESHNLEWEIIVVDDASPDGTQEIAHQLAKTYGEDKIMLRPRAGKLGLGTAYVHGLNFCTGTFVIIMDADFSHHPKFIPEFIKQQKTHNLDIVTGTRYASSPSPPSSDANPIGLGPGGVYGWDLKRKLVSRGANYLADTVLQPGISDLTGSFRLYRLPVLRDIIGRCTSKGYVFQMEMVVRARALGYTVGEVPITFVDRIYGESKLSGNEIVGYAKGVANLWWNV from the exons ATGCATACCATCATCGACATGGCGACATCTG CACCAGACAAGTACTCGGTCATCCTCCCGACGTATAATGAACGCAAGAACTTGCCGGTCATTGTGTGGCTCTTGGCCCGCACCTTTGAGAGCCA CAATCTCGAGTGGGAGATCATCGTCGTAGATGACGCAAGCCCCGATGGCACACAGGAGATTGCACACCAGCTCGCAAAGACTTATGGCGAGGATAAGATCATGCTCCGCCCGCGAGCGGGCAAACTCGGTCTCGGGACAGCATATGTCCACGGCCTCAACTTTTGTACGGGGACGTTTGTGATTATCATGGACGCGGATTTCTCGCATCAT CCCAAGTTCATCCCCGAATTCATCAAGCAGCAAAAGACGCACAACCTCGATATTGTCACGGGCACGCGGTAcgcttcctcgccctcgcctccgTCGTCGGacgccaaccccatcgGTCTCGGCCCAGGCGGCGTATATGGCTGGGACCTGAAACGCAAGCTCGTGTCGCGCGGGGCAAACTACCTCGCCGATACAGTTCTGCAGCCCGGCATCTCGGACCTCACAGGCTCGTTTAGGCTGTATCGCCTGCCGGTCCTGCGCGACATTATCGGGCGCTGCACGAGTAAGGGATACGTGTTCCAGATGGAGATGGTCGTGCGGGCTCGCGCGCTGGGGTATACCGTTGGCGAGGTGCCGATTACCTTTGTTGATCGGATTTATGGCGAGAGCAAGCTTAGCGGCAATGAGATTGTCGGCTATGCCAAGGGAGTCGCTAATCTCTGGTGGAATGTCTAG
- a CDS encoding uncharacterized protein (Dcp1-like decapping family) — protein MAAKGASPANPSTAGSAPAPADPETRNAINARVIGRKDAFFAEIVENAGIATLYNYIPSVGTYVKQPAMGPLFLIRRTKAPEYALYMINRSGPKNHFWGLYPTEMRITAHDKDKVIEVARRGESERPRFWLDESETLRPLYDRIQGIVGPPVKPDSSAKAGGNAAAPSSAQTSQPSSHPAVQPPAQPTAQPQIQQPPPGQNGLAQLFAGLGVVSGPNAAPPVLNPQPQPHSAGIQQPPYLQYPQQPPQNPHHYTANVAPFVGPQAPYSHYSSSPVPGHSDSSTPQPPAPPPMAPKNFGPHETADGLFKSLLGGVASFPTYGQPSPVSNSGAVPASPATSGSPVRGPPGLGPGPPMPGGPPPRGFPSAPHHGGGPGPTNGHTSPPHNQPQPQSPFYPQSLPSNLPANPSPEGMRDALLSTMGFPPENTRQQPMVSREQLIGTMVQLLQTNPNFCEDVYRAYLARNGGGPRQ, from the exons ATGGCTGCTAAAGGCGCCTCCCCTGCAAACCCCAGCACGGCTGGCTCCGCGCCCGCACCTGCCGACCCCGAAACCCGCAACGCCATCAACGCGCGTGTCATTGGGCGCAAAGATGCCTTCTTTGCAGAGATTGTTGAGAATGCCGGCATCGCCACCTTGTACAACTACATTCCATCCGTCGGCACATATGTCAAGCAGCCCGCCATGGGacccctcttcctcattCGGCG CACTAAAGCGCCCGAGTATGCGCTGTACATGATTAACCGTTCCGGGCCAAAGAACCATTTCTGGGGCCTTTACCCAACCGAGATGAGGATTACTGCCCAtgacaaggacaaggttATCGAGGTcgcgaggcgaggcgaAT CGGAGCGTCCTCGCTTCTGGCTCGATGAGTCTGAGACACTCCGGCCTCTGTATGACCGCATCCAGGG CATTGTTGGGCCTCCTGTCAAGCCAGACAGCTCGGCAAAAGCTGGTGGCAACGCTGCAGCGCCTTCTTCCGCCCAGACCTCCCAgccttcctcccaccccGCCGTGCAGCCTCCTGCGCAACCAACAGCGCAACCTCAGATCCAGCAGCCACCGCCTGGACAGAACGGTCTTGCGCAGCTCTTCGCGGGTCTCGGTGTT GTGTCCGGTCCCAACGCGGCGCCGCCTGTCCTCAACCCCCAGCCTCAGCCGCACTCTGCCGGCATCCAGCAGCCCCCGTATCTTCAATATCCTCAGCAGCCCCCGCAGAACCCTCACCACTACACTGCCAACGTTGCTCCTTTCGTCGGGCCACAGGCACCGTACTCGCACtactcgagctcgcctgTCCCTGGCCACAGTGACTCGTCTacccctcaacctcctgCACCGCCTCCCATGGCGCCCAAAAACTTTGGTCCTCACGAGACCGCGGATGGGCTGTTCAAGAGTCTCTTAGGTGGTGTGGCCAGCTTCCCTACTTATGGTCAACCTTCTCCTGTCAGCAACAGTGGCGCTGTTCCCGCTTCCCCCGCAACCTCCGGCTCGCCCGTACGCGGTCCACCAGGCCTCGGGCCTGGGCCGCCTATGCCTGgtggtcctcctccgcgcggCTTCCCTAGTGCTCCTCACCACGGAGGAGGTCCAGGGCCTACCAACGGACATACGTCTCCTCCCCACAACCAGCCGCAACCGCAGTCTCCGTTCTATCCCCAGTCGCTGCCCTCGAATCTACCTGCCAACCCGTCACCCGAGGGCATGCGTGACGCCTTGCTGTCCACGATGGGCTTCCCTCCGGAGAATACGCGACAGCAGCCCATGGTTAGCAGGGAACAGTTGATCGGTACGATGGTACAGCTCCTCCAG ACCAACCCGAACTTCTGCGAGGACGTGTACAGGGCGTACCTGGCGCGCAATGGTGGCGGGCCACGTCAGTAG
- the ISA1 gene encoding uncharacterized protein (Iron-sulphur cluster biosynthesis), which yields MAALHRIAPFAASSLASSSRIHLRPLVRASSTLPTRAAHVAPTIRTVSDMPAVDAASSSAAPKPTPTPAPTEKPAVKPRRQFKPTKAALKMTPNAISRLKALMSSPTEPKLLRIGVKTRGCAGMAYHLDYVDPPGGKFDEVVEQDGVKVLVDSKALFSIIGSVMDWRDNRLSAGFVFENPNIVDTCGCGESFNIRF from the exons ATGGCCGCCCTCCACCGCATCGCACCATTtgccgcgtcgtcgctcgctTCGTCCTCCCGTATCCACCTGCGGCCGCTGgtgcgcgcgtcctcgactcTTCccacgcgcgccgcgcatgTCGCCCCCACAATCCGCACAGTCTCGGACATGCcggccgtcgacgcggcgtcgtcgtccgcggCTCCCAAGCCCACCCCGACCCCTGCGCCCACCGAGAAGCCGGCAGTCAAGCCCCGGCGCCAGTTCAAGCCCACCAAGGCCGCATTGAAGATG ACACCCAACGCTATTTCGCGCCTCAAGGCACTcatgtcgtcgccgaccgaGCCCAAGTTGCTGCGTATCGGCGTCAAGACGCGCGGATGCGCCGGCATGGCGTACCACCTCGACTACGTCGACCCTCCCGGAGGCAAGTTTGACGAAGTCGTCGAGCAGGACGGCGtcaaggtcctcgtcgactcGAAGGCGCTCTTCTCGATTATCGGGAGCGTCATGGACTGGCGGGATAACCGGTTGAGCGCAGGATTCGTGTTTGAGAACCCGAACATTGTAGACACGTGCGGGTGTGGCGAAAGCTTCAACATTCGCTTCTAA
- the CHO1 gene encoding uncharacterized protein (CDP-alcohol phosphatidyltransferase), which translates to MSNLTQRAGKGGAAAEAMLEEKRKGLQQYKDDDGHFSLVRNFRLADLITIMNGVCGTLSIMSAARYLILSSNLPSPPSKEAYKWLYFALILPMAGFGFDALDGKVARWRGGGSLLGQEMDSLADLVSFGVAPATLAFTLGMRTHLDIVCLLLFVSGGLARLARFNATVALLPADSSGKSKYFEGLPIPSSLFLTASMAGCVRQGFFALGKHADLPLGVVRLWGEGLEGHGDGDVHLTAIVFALWAAAMVSKTLRIPKL; encoded by the exons ATGTCCAACCTCACGCAACGCGCCGGCAAGGGCGGGGCGGCCGCAGAGGCCatgctcgaggagaagcgcaaAGGACTCCAGCAGtacaaggacgacgacgggcaCTTCTCGCTTGTCCG CAACTTCCGCCTTGCCGACCTGATCACAATTATGAATGGCGTCTGTGGCACGCTCTCGATcatgagcgcggcgcggtacctcatcctctcgtCCAACCTCCCGTCCCCGCCTTCTAAGGAGGCGTACAAGTGGCTGTACTTTGCGCTCATTCTCCCGATGGCAGGTTTCGGCtttgacgcgctcgacggcaaggtcgcgcgctggcgtggcggcggctCCCTCCTCGGTCAGGAGATGgactcgctcgccgacctcgtctcCTTTGGCGTTGCGCCAGCCACTCTGGCCTTCACGCTCGGCATGCGCACGCATCTCGACATTGtctgcctcctcctcttcgttTCTGGTGGCCTCGCCCGCCTGGCACGTTTCAACGCCACCGTTGCATTGCTCCCTGCCGACTCGAGTGGCAAGTCCAAGTACTTTGAGGGTCTGCCGAtcccgtcgtcgttgttCCTCACAGCCAGCATGGCTGGGTGCGTCCGCCAGGGCTTCTtcgcgctcggcaagcACGCCGACTTGCCTCTGGGCGTTGTGCGGCTGTGGGGTGAGGGTCTCGAGGGTcacggcgatggcgacgtgCACCTGACCGCGATCGTGTTCGCCCTCTGGGCCGCAGCCATGGTTTCCAAGACGCTCCGG atcCCGAAGTTGTAA
- the ELC1 gene encoding uncharacterized protein (Skp1 family, tetramerisation domain) — translation MADFVTLESADGFSVVVPRKMAMASPTLKAMLDEDAAFQEAASRTARLQYRGIIILKVAEYLAYKVQYADYAASDIREDFLHRIEPYIALELHSAADYLDI, via the exons ATGGCCGACTTTGTGACTCTGGAAAGCGCGGACGGGTTCAGTGTTGTCGTGCCGCGCAAGATGGCCATGGCGAGTCCAACCCTCAAGGCCATGTTGGATGAGGATG CGGCGTTCCAGGAGGCCGCGAGTCGGACGGCGCGGTTGCAGTATCG CGGAATCATCATCCTCAAGGTTGCCGAGTATCTCGCGTACAAGGTGCAGTATGCCGACTATGCCGCTAGCGATATCCGGGAAGACTTCCTGCACCGCATCGAGCCGTACATTGCCCTCGAACT ccaTTCGGCCGCCGACTACCTGGACATTTAg